A single Aspergillus puulaauensis MK2 DNA, chromosome 7, nearly complete sequence DNA region contains:
- a CDS encoding carbon-nitrogen hydrolase family protein (COG:E;~EggNog:ENOG410PMK7;~InterPro:IPR036526,IPR044149,IPR003010;~PFAM:PF00795;~go_function: GO:0003824 - catalytic activity [Evidence IEA];~go_process: GO:0006807 - nitrogen compound metabolic process [Evidence IEA]): protein MTVTRVAACHAAPVFLSARKTTDKAIKLIHEAARNKAQLVVFPETFIPAFPVWSALRAPTENHDLFQGMATESIYADGEEINAIRAAAQATKTLVSVGISEKSRFSTATLYNSNLLIDRTGAVLTHHRKLMPTFFEKLTWSPGDGHGLRVSQTAHGNIGNLICGENTNPLARYSLMAQAEQIHISTWPAIWPTRVPSESAGTAANYDNVAANRTRAAAHCFEAKCFGVLCAGFLDNEAIGTITSGAANEDSVRGALEGSPRGASMFLDPTGALHPAYTLSNAGEQQDKEFLQHEEGIIYADLDLERCVEGKQYHDVVGGYQRLDVFQLQVNRTRSDPVIFRDEAVEKRENELAMKVDE, encoded by the coding sequence ATGACGGTCACTCGAGTCGCCGCCTGCCATGCTGCCCCCGTCTTCCTTTCAGCCAGAAAGACCACCGACAAGGCCATCAAGCTGATCCACGAGGCCGCACGCAATAAAGCCCAGCTGGTGGTCTTCCCTGAGACGTTCATCCCCGCATTCCCCGTCTGGAGCGCCCTGCGCGCACCCACCGAGAACCACGACCTCTTCCAGGGCATGGCCACCGAGTCCATCTACGCCGATGGGGAAGAAATCAACGCCATCCGCGCAGCTGCTCAAGCCACCAAGACACTCGTCAGCGTAGGCATCTCGGAAAAATCCCGCTTTAGCACCGCAACCCTCTACAACTCcaacctcctcatcgaccGCACGGGCGCAGTTCTCACACACCACCGCAAACTGATGCCCACTTTCTTCGAGAAACTCACCTGGAGTCCGGGCGACGGTCACGGCCTACGCGTCTCTCAAACTGCCCACGGGAACATCGGCAACCTGATCTGTGGAGAGAATACCAACCCGCTCGCCCGGTACTCGCTGATGGCCCAGGCTGAGCAGATCCATATCTCGACCTGGCCGGCTATCTGGCCGACGAGAGTTCCATCCGAGTCTGCTGGTACGGCGGCGAACTACGATAATGTCGCCGCGAACCGGACCCGTGCTGCGGCGCACTGCTTCGAGGCGAAGTGTTTCGGCGTTCTATGTGCGGGTTTTCTCGATAACGAGGCAATTGGTACCATAACCTCAGGGGCAGCTAACGAAGACTCAGTCCGGGGTGCGCTTGAAGGATCTCCCCGTGGCGCATCCATGTTCCTGGACCCAACAGGTGCATTGCACCCGGCATATACACTCTCTAACGCCGGAGAGCAGCAGGATAAGGAATTCCTGCAGCATGAGGAGGGGATAATTTATGcagacttggacttggagcgGTGCGTCGAGGGGAAGCAGTATCATGATGTCGTGGGTGGGTATCAGCGCCTGGATGTCTTCCAGTTGCAGGTTAATCGGACGCGCTCGGATCCCGTTATTTTTAGGGATGAGGCAGTTGAGAAGCGGGAGAATGAACTGGCTATGAAGGTGGATGAGTAG
- a CDS encoding uncharacterized protein (COG:G;~EggNog:ENOG410PFYW;~InterPro:IPR005828,IPR003663,IPR036259,IPR020846;~PFAM:PF00083,PF07690;~TransMembrane:12 (i41-58o94-113i125-143o149-167i179-198o218-235i307-329o341-359i368-389o395-419i440-457o469-485i);~go_component: GO:0016020 - membrane [Evidence IEA];~go_component: GO:0016021 - integral component of membrane [Evidence IEA];~go_function: GO:0022857 - transmembrane transporter activity [Evidence IEA];~go_process: GO:0055085 - transmembrane transport [Evidence IEA]), translating to MMADAKIVHATPTELKNTQTEQVDAGRRSETKISVRDALRYYRPAVMWSVLISLTTVMESYDMQIVHSFYAFPQFQEKYGVPLEGGGYSIPAKWQLGLNLVALIGLMLGTFANGWASEAFGARKVIMVSLVCLTGFITITFLAPSIEVLLVGELLCSIPWGFFAAATPSYASEICPMVLRGYLTTFVNLCWVMGRLLSTGVLTGTLDIPSQWSYRLPFALQWAFPLPLFIATWFAPESPWWLVRKGRVEEAEASLQRTISAPDGVIDTKPIIAMIQNTIQTEHDMQIGSSYRECFQGTNRRRSEISIISWGCQLLPGWAIQNYITYFFTLAGLSSGDSFKITLGTISLAFIGTCLSWVFQTHIGRRTIYITGLISMLPLMLVVAFLGVAPASSGIQWAQCALLMIWFFCYGCTIGPIPYAIAAEIGASNLRMKTIALGRGTYYILSVLNSVVAPYMLNPTEGNLKGKAAFPAAVFTVLLLIWAFFRLPETKGMTTETLDHLFHQEVAARKFKDEAKRFQ from the exons ATGATGGCCGACGCAAAGATAGTTCACGCGACGCCAACAGAGCTCAAAAACACCCAGACCGAGCAGGTTGATGCTGGCAGACGGTCAGAGACTAAGATCAGCGTCCGAGATGCCTTGCGATACTATCGGCCGGCGGTGATGTGGTCCGTCCTGATCTCGCTTACCACCGTCATGGAGTCTTACGATATGCAAATCGTACACTCGTTCTATGCATTTCCCCAGTTCCAAGAGAAATACGGCGTTCCTCTAGAAGGTGGTGGCTACAGCATCCCGGCCAAATGGCAGCTTGGTCTCAACCTGGTGGCCCTTATAGGGTTGATGCTGGGTACCTTCGCCAACGGCTGGGCGTCTGAAGCATTTGGCGCGAGAAAAGTCATCATGGTCTCGCTGGTTTGTTTGACTGGGTTTATAACAATTACATTCCTGGCTCCGTCGATTGAAGTGCTTCTCGTGGGTGAGCTACTATG CTCGATTCCATGGggcttcttcgctgctgccacCCCGTCGTATGCCTCGGAAATATGCCCTATGGTACTGCGTGGGTACTTGACAACATTCGTGAACCTGTGTTGGGTTATGGGGAGACTCCTATCCACCGGCGTCCTGACCGGCACTCTAGACATTCCCTCGCAGTGGTCGTACCGACTTCCCTTTGCCTTACAGTGGGCATTCCCACTTCCCTTGTTTATTGCAACCTGGTTTGCCCCGGAGTCTCCCTGGTGGCTTGTCCGCAAGGGACgcgtggaggaggctgaAGCGTCGCTGCAACGAACCATCTCTGCACCAGATGGAGTCATTGACACGAAgcccatcatcgccatgatCCAAAACACAATCCAAACAGAACACGACATGCAGATTGGAAGCTCCTACCGCGAGTGCTTCCAGGGGACCAACCGCCGACGGTCCGAGATCTCAATCATCAGCTGGGGATGTCAGTTACTTCCAGGCTGGGCCATCCAGAACTATATTACCTACTTTTTCACTCTTGCTGGCTTGTCGTCCGGTGACTCGTTTAAAATTACCCTTG GAACCATTTCTCTCGCGTTCATCGGCACTTGTCTGTCGTGGGTATTCCAAACGCACATCGGCCGCCGCACCATCTACATTACGGGACTTATATCCATGCTGCCGCTGATGTTGGTGGTCGCCTTCCTGGGCGTAGCACCTGCATCGTCTGGCATTCAATGGGCCCAGTGTGCGCTACTCATGATCTGGTTCTTCTGCTATG GATGCACAATCGGCCCTATTCCATATGCAATCGCAGCGGAAATCGGAGCCAGCAATCTCAGGATGAAGACAATCGCCCTCGGTCGGGGCACATACTACATCCTGTCAGTCCTCAACTCGGTGGTGGCTCCGTACATGCTCAACCCCACAGAGGGAAATCTGAAAGGAAAGGCCGCGTTTCCTGCTGCAGTGTTCACCGTTCTTCTCCTGATCTGGGCGTTCTTCAGGCTTCCCGAGACCAAGGGGATGACGACGGAGACGCTGGACCATCTGTTCCACCAGGAGGTCGCAGCGAGGAAATTCAAGGACGAGGCGAAGCGATTCCAGTAG
- a CDS encoding uncharacterized protein (COG:E;~EggNog:ENOG410PJ7Z;~InterPro:IPR005829,IPR005828,IPR036259,IPR020846;~PFAM:PF00083,PF07690;~TransMembrane:11 (o73-94i106-123o129-151i163-184o196-215i285-303o323-345i352-370o390-410i422-443o449-470i);~go_component: GO:0016021 - integral component of membrane [Evidence IEA];~go_function: GO:0022857 - transmembrane transporter activity [Evidence IEA];~go_process: GO:0055085 - transmembrane transport [Evidence IEA]) — protein MAPKDSSVDTNAVITSPEAPPRGWWEYAYLAKLNMGIVCLTFLSSTNGYDSLLLNGLQALPRWLEFMENPSSVWLGFVNALYWVGAATTTLAAATVANRYGRKRGIFLGYICLIIGTVMQTASPNSTCFIIARLFTGASMGWMNNATPVLITEVAYPSHRGIASALYMTSYYIGSIVAAWVTFATRSWGSSWAWRFPNILQFLMPTLALPGLLLVPESPRWMVSVGRIPEARRALVDHHAGGDEAAPWVDGELRGIQQAIAVEFEEEKDSTYAELIRTPGNRHRLFITVTLGFYNQWAGNGPLSYYLSLVLQAVGVTKTGDQLLISACLQIWNLFFALGAALSVDRMGRRKLFLLSAGVMLVSYIVMTGLNDSFESSGSSPTGIAMVPFIFVYFAGYDIALTPLLTAYPCEIWPFRLRSRGLMVAWMSCIVAVIFNTFVNPIAMDAIGWKYYIVYVCLLISWFGITFFWYPETRGLSLEDVALRFDGVGALTQGTELDERVVKPWTESKE, from the exons ATGGCCCCTAAGGACAGCTCAGTCGACACGAATGCCGTTATCACTTCCCCCGAAGCTCCTCCACGTGGCTGGTGGGAGTACGCTTACCTGGCGAAATTGAATATGGGAATAGTTTGCCTGACGTTTCTAT CAAGCACCAATGGCTACGACAGCTTGCTCCTCAACGGCTTGCAGGCTCTCCCTCGCTGGCTCGAGTTCATGGAGAATCCCAGCAGTGTCTGGCTCGGCTTCGTGAATGCCCTATACTGGGTCGGCGCTGCAACCACTACTCTAGCAGCAGCCACGGTCGCAAATCGCTATGGGCGCAAGAGAGGTATCTTCCTTGGCTATATATGTCTGATTATCGGTACCGTCATGCAGACGGCGTCGCCCAATTCCACCTGCTTTATCATTGCGCGTCTGTTCACCGGTGCAAGTATGGGGTGGATGAATAACGCCACGCCTGTGCTCATCACGGAGGTGGCGTATCCTTCTCATCGCGGAATTGCCAGCGCGCTGTATATGACAAGCTACTATATCGGGAGTATTGTTGCTGCTTGGGTGACGTTTGCTACGCGCTCCTGGGGCTCCAGCTGGGCCTGGCGATTCCCCAATATCTTGCAGTTCCTGATGCCAACTCTGGCTCTTCCTGGCCTACTCCTGGTTCCGGAGAGTCCACGATGGATGGTGTCTGTTGGACGGATCCCCGAGGCACGAAGGGCCCTGGTTGATCACCATGCCGGTGGCGATGAGGCCGCTCCGTGGGTAGACGGCGAGCTCCGTGGGATCCAGCAGGCGATTGCTGTCGAGttcgaagaagagaaggattCCACGTATGCCGAGCTTATCCGCACGCCTGGAAACCGTCACCGTCTATTCATCACCGTCACCCTGGGCTTCTATAACCAGTGGGCTGGAAACGGTCCGCTTTCTTACTATCTCTCGCTCGTGCTGCAAGCTGTCGGAGTGACCAAGACCGGCGACCAGCTGCTAATCTCTGCGTGTCTGCAGATCTGGAATTTGTTCTTTGCTCTTGGTGCTGCGCTCTCTGTGGACCGGATGGGTCGCCGGAAGCTGTTCCTGCTTTCTGCTGGCGTTATGCTGGTGAGCTACATTGTCATGACCGGCCTGAATGACTCGTTCGAGTCTTCCGGCAGTTCGCCGACGGGCATCGCGATGGTTCCGTTTATCTTTGTCTACTTTGCTGGGTATGATATTGCGCTGACGCCGCTGTTGACTGCGTACCCGTGCGAGATCTGGCCGTTTAGACTGCGCTCGCGTGGGCTCATGGTCGCCTGGATGTCGTGTATTGTGGCTGTTATTTTCAATACCTTTGTGAATCCGATTGCAATGGATGCGATTGGGTGGAAGTACTACATTGTGTATGTTTGCTTGTTGATATCTTGGTTTGGCATTACCTTCTTCTGGTATCCCGAGACCCGAGGGCTGTCCTTGGAGGATGTCGCCCTGAGGTTCGATGGAGTCGGTGCACTCACTCAAGGGACTGAGTTGGATGAGCGTGTGGTTAAACCGTGGACTGAATCTAAAGAGTAG